A genomic region of Nymphaea colorata isolate Beijing-Zhang1983 chromosome 2, ASM883128v2, whole genome shotgun sequence contains the following coding sequences:
- the LOC116248559 gene encoding ethylene receptor-like, giving the protein MESCDCIEPQWSADELLIKYQYISDFFIALAYFSIPLELIYFVKKSSVFPYRWVLVQFGAFIVLCGATHLINLWTFNAHSKTVAIVMAVAKVLTAVVSCATALMLVHIIPDLLSVKTRELFLKNKAAELDREMGLIRTQEETGRHVRMLTHEIRSTLDRDTILKTTLVELGRTLALEECALWMPSRTGLDLQLSHALRYQNTVGSIVHIQHPVVTQVFSTNRAVKISPNCPMARVRPLSGRYMPGEVVAVRVPLLHLSNFQINDWPDFSTRRYALMVLMLPSDSARQWHVHELELVEVVADQVAVALSHAAILEESMRARDKLMEQNIALDLARREAEMAIRARNDFLAVMNHEMRIPMNAIIALASLLLETDLTPEQRLMVETILKSSNLLAALINDVLDLSRLEDGSFELENEVFNLHAVFKEVINLVKPIAFVKKLSVSLSLSPDLPEYAVGDEKRLMQILLNVAGNSVKFSKEGSIYVIASVAKVESLKDAWLPDFHPVSSDRHFYLQVQVKDSGSGISPQDIPILFTKFAQAGNSANRNPGGAGIGLAICKRFLNLMGGHIWLESEGLGKGCTAIFFVKLGIPENSNEGASQIVSAVQSNFLRIDNSGVQVLGTDNSGMVVLQSPSSMI; this is encoded by the exons ATGGAGTCATGTGATTGTATTGAGCCTCAGTGGTCTGCGGATGAGCTATTGATAAAATATCAGTATATATCAGACTTCTTTATCGCTCTTGCTTATTTCTCCATCCCTCTTGAGCTTATTTATTTTGTCAAAAAGTCTTCAGTCTTTCCATACAGATGGGTTCTAGTGCAATTTGGTGCATTTATTGTTCTTTGTGGGGCAACTCATCTTATCAACTTATGGACATTCAATGCACACTCAAAAACAGTTGCAATTGTAATGGCTGTTGCTAAAGTTCTTACTGCAGTTGTGTCATGTGCAACGGCCTTGATGCTTGTGCACATTATTCCTGATTTATTAAGTGTAAAAACTCGGGAactgtttttgaaaaacaagGCTGCTGAGCTTGATAGAGAGATGGGCTTGATACGAACCCAGGAAGAAACAGGCCGACATGTGAGAATGCTTACTCATGAAATTAGAAGTACCCTTGACAGAGATACTATACTGAAGACCACTCTTGTTGAGCTTGGTAGAACTTTGGCTTTAGAAGAGTGTGCCCTTTGGATGCCTTCTCGAACAGGTTTGGATCTTCAGCTCTCCCATGCCCTTCGTTACCAGAATACAGTTGGTTCCATTGTACACATCCAACATCCAGTGGTGACTCAGGTCTTTAGTACCAATCGGGCTGTCAAAATTTCACCAAATTGTCCCATGGCCAGGGTTAGACCACTATCAGGGAGATACATGCCTGGCGAGGTTGTTGCAGTACGTGTCCCACTTTTACATCTGTCAAATTTCCAAATCAATGACTGGCCAGATTTTTCCACAAGACGTTATGCTTTAATGGTGCTGATGCTCCCTTCAGATAGTGCAAGGCAGTGGCATGTCCATGAACTGGAGCTTGTTGAAGTGGTTGCTGACCAG GTTGCAGTAGCTCTTTCCCATGCTGCAATTTTAGAAGAGTCAATGCGGGCAAGAGATAAACTCATGGAGCAAAATATTGCACTGGATTTGGCACGTAGAGAAGCAGAAATGGCTATTCGTGCTCGAAATGACTTTTTGGCTGTTATGAATCATGAAATGCGGATTCCTATGAATGCAATCATTGCATTGGCTTCTTTACTTCTAGAAACTGATCTAACTCCAGAACAGCGTCTGATGGTGGAGACCATTCTAAAAAGTAGCAATCTTTTGGCGGCACTTATTAATGATGTTTTGGACCTTTCAAGGCTTGAAGATGGAAGCTTTGAGCTTGAAAATGAAGTTTTCAATCTTCACGCTGTCTTTAAAGAG GTTATTAACCTGGTAAAACCCATAGCCTTTGTGAAGAAATTATCTGTCTCGTTGAGTTTGTCTCCAGACTTACCAGAATATGCTGTGGGAGATGAAAAACGCCTTATGCAGATTCTTCTCAATGTTGCTGGTAATTCTGTCAAGTTCTCAAAGGAAGGAAGCATATATGTCATCGCAAGTGTTGCAAAAGTTGAATCTTTGAAGGATGCTTGGCTTCCTGATTTTCACCCTGTCTCAAGTGATCGTCATTTCTATTTGCAAGTTCAG GTTAAGGATTCAGGTTCAGGAATTAGTCCACAGGACATTCCAATATTGTTTACCAAGTTTGCACAGGCTGGTAACTCTGCAAATAGAAATCCTGGTGGCGCAGGGATTGGTCTTGCCATTTGTAAAAG GTTCTTGAATTTGATGGGAGGACACATTTGGCTTGAAAGTGAGGGTTTGGGGAAGGGTTGTACTGCTATTTTCTTTGTAAAGTTGGGAATTCCTGAGAATTCAAATGAAGGTGCATCACAAATTGTTTCTGCAGTGCAGTCAAATTTTCTTCGGATAGATAATTCTGGAGTACAAGTGCTCGGAACAGACAACAGTGGAATGGTGGTTTTACAAAGTCCCAGTAGTATGATTTAA
- the LOC116248492 gene encoding E3 ubiquitin-protein ligase SGR9, amyloplastic-like, protein MSSISDTIMRAMENSGGRPSSETLKLAAGEARFHFQRLCFLLLSPYHFARTFRHLQSLSFEQKTVMIGRTLLGLLRKLASWSEFEPPVQTAGGGGGGAGCGLRDFDAGILLLLIFEVFEQDEESDLEGGRKLTSPADWQGRLREHCAPNVLSLGGFGLDYWSVLRWYVDVVGRYERVWRASIGLLGNGGGGEKAVRSAPASVATVVSLEEVAVVEEGEECVVCWEEMGGWAGGGCRLACGHVFHVGCIVGWLKKASTCPVCRFELPTDDVALEIDRLRRVLADRSRHTCLS, encoded by the coding sequence ATGAGTTCGATCTCTGATACCATCATGCGAGCTATGGAAAACTCCGGCGGCCGTCCGTCGTCCGAGACGTTGAAGTTGGCCGCCGGGGAGGCACGCTTCCATTTTCAGAGGCTCTGCTTCCTCCTCCTGTCTCCCTACCATTTTGCCCGCACCTTCCGCCACCTCCAATCCCTATCCTTCGAGCAAAAGACCGTGATGATCGGGCGCACGCTGTTGGGGTTGCTTCGGAAACTCGCCTCATGGTCCGAGTTCGAGCCGCCAGTGCAGACCGCCGGTGGAGGTGGGGGTGGTGCTGGCTGTGGTTTGCGCGATTTCGACGCGGGGATTTTGCTGTTGCTCATATTCGAAGTTTTCGAACAAGACGAGGAGAGCGACTTGGAGGGTGGCCGGAAGCTGACGTCTCCGGCGGACTGGCAGGGGAGGTTGAGGGAGCACTGCGCGCCTAACGTGCTTAGCCTCGGTGGGTTCGGGTTGGATTATTGGTCGGTTCTGCGGTGGTACGTGGACGTGGTGGGGAGGTACGAGAGGGTTTGGAGGGCGAGTATCGGGCTGTTAGGCAACGGTGGCGGTGGAGAGAAGGCGGTGCGATCGGCTCCGGCGTCGGTGGCGACGGTGGTCTCGTTGGAGGAGGTGGCGGTGgtggaggagggggaggagtgCGTCGTGTGCTGGGAGGAGATGGGAGGGTGGGCCGGCGGTGGGTGCCGGCTGGCCTGTGGGCACGTCTTTCACGTCGGCTGCATCGTCGGGTGGCTCAAGAAGGCCAGCACGTGCCCCGTGTGTAGGTTCGAGCTGCCCACCGACGACGTCGCCCTTGAGATCGACAGGCTTCGCCGGGTTCTTGCCGACAGGAGCCGCCATACATGCTTGTCCTag
- the LOC116248262 gene encoding thioredoxin-like protein AAED1, chloroplastic: MAAGAGIPGSPTAIYASGSLQYSRTGLSVTKSSNGIPWKVPLYKNWQNGTVSLRRRRVRAPVVSSSSENAPLSVMPEDAEALLDDVKVLDLSGKEIPVTDLWKERKAVVAFARHFGCVLCRKRADLLASVKDKLDDCEAALVLIGPGNLEQAKTFSEQTKFKGEVYADPSHSSYNALKFVSGVTTTFTPAAGMKIIQLYLEGYRQDWKLSFEKDTVSRGGWQQGGILVAGPGKTNILYLHKDKEAGDDPDVEQVLKACCL, encoded by the exons ATGGCCGCCGGCGCCGGAATTCCAGGGTCTCCGACCGCCATTTACGCGAGTGGCAGTCTTCAGTACTCGAGGACTGGCCTCTCTGTGACAAAATCAAGCAACGGAATCCCGTGGAAGGTCCCCCTCTATAAGAACTGGCAGAACGGCACGGTCTCCCTTCGGCGAAGAAGAGTAAGAGCACCTGTGGTATCGTCATCGTCAG AGAATGCACCTCTTTCTGTGATGCCTGAAGATGCAGAAGCTTTGTTGGATGATGTTAAAGTATTAGACTTGTCAGGAAAGGAAATCCCAGTTACTGAtttatggaaagaaagaaaggcagtGGTTGCTTTTGCTCGTCATTTTGG ATGTGTTCTCTGTCGCAAGCGTGCTGATCTTCTTGCTTCTGTAAAG GATAAGCTGGACGATTGTGAAGCGGCACTTGTTCTGataggcccgggtaatcttgaaCAG GCAAAGACATTTTCTGAACAGACAAAATTCAAAGGAG AAGTTTATGCTGATCCCAGTCATTCATCATACAATGCTTTGAAGTTTGTTTCTGGAGTAACAACAACGTTCACTCCTGCG GCAGGTATGAAAATAATTCAATTGTATCTTGAAGGATACAGGCAAGATTGGAAGCTTTCTTTCGAAAAGGACACCGTCTCAAGAGGGGGTTG GCAACAAGGGGGGATTCTTGTAGCGGGTCCTGGGAAAACCAACATTCTGTACTTGCACAAG GACAAGGAGGCTGGCGATGACCCTGATGTAGAACAAGTTCTGAAAGCATGTTGCTTGTGA